AGTTAATAGCTCCGGGTCGAACTGCTTGATCTCGTCCTCATCCAGCCAGCGCAGATTCATGTCGGGGAAGAAACTGATGACGCGCATCTTGCCCGCGTCGAGGGCGCGGCGGATTGGCTCGAGGCAGGCTTTGCTATAAACGGCGCGAAAGGGTTCGGCTTCGACCCTTTTCCCCTCCCCTGCCGGGTGCGTTTCCGGCGGGGGAGGGGTTAGGGGTGGGGGCGGGGTGATGCGCGGTACGACGGCGTCGAACTGCGGCGCGAGGGAGATCATGTGTTCAAGCAGGGGGCGGTTGACGAAGGGCATGTCGCAAGCCAGCACCAGCACATAAGGTTGGGCCGCCGCGTGAATGGCGGTGTAGAGTCCACCCAAAGCGCCCTTGTCCGGCAACACATCCTTGAATATTGGCAGGCCGAGGTAGGCGTAACCTTCCGGCGTGTTGGTGATGATGATCTGCTCGCCCAGCCCGGCGGTTCCGGCGATGATGTGCTCGATCATAGGCCGCCCGCCAACTTCCAGCAGGGCTTTGTCGGATCCCATTCGCGTGGACTTGCCGCCGGCGTTGATGGCGACGGTGACGGCGGCCATCTAACCTGTTGTCCTTTCGTTCCCGTAAAGCGTCGAGAACAAGTGGCGGAAAAGAATCGCGATGGCGGCGAGCAAAGCCACCGCCAACAGCGGCAGGGGGACGACTTCGATTTTGAACAGGAAGAGGAAATAGGTGAACAGTGACGTTGTCCCCACGACGAGAGGGATGAAAAAGTAGCGGGGAAAATAAAAGGCAAAGACGATTGACAAGACATCCGCCGCGAAAAAATATCGATCGTGCATCTTGGGCAGGAAGTAGGGCATGATCAAAACAGAGATGGCCGCCAGTTCAATCGTCAGTTCGTTTGTGAGCAACAAGCGGCTTTTGTGGACGATCAACAGCAATAGGAAGACAACGGCGGCGGTCCCGATGACTCCGGCCGGGTAGAGGATGTCGTAGTATTTATTCGAGAACCATTGATAGATGTTGGGGGCGTTCTTTGTCAGGTCATTGTAGAAATCGGCCTGCTTGAAGTAGATGGTGAGCAGATCGGGCAAAGGCCGGCCCAACAGCCACGCCGGCAGAATCGCCGCAATGTAAACGCCCGGAATGATCAGGAAGCGCCTGAGGGAGATGGCGCGTTTTATCAGGAGGGTGAGAAGCAGTGGAGCGAGAAAGACCGCCTGAAGCTTGAAGGCGAAGGCCAGGCCGAAGGCGACGAAGGCCGATGTTTCGCGCCGGGTGAGCAGAAAGTAGAGGCAGGCCAGGAGGCCGGTGGTGTAAATGATGTCCACCTGGCCCCAGAGTGAACTGTTGAGGACGACGGTAGGCGCGAATAGAATCGCGAAAAAGGCAAAGAGCGGCGCCGGGCCGCTCGGGTATTTGAGGCGGACGATTCGATGAACGAAGAAAGCGCAAATGAAATCGAAGGGGATCGAGATCAGCTTGATGGCGAAAACTTTGGGGATGCTGGAGAAGGGGATCGCCATGAGCGCGATCAGGTAGAGATAAAACGGAGTGTAGTTGGCGAAGTCGTATTTCAGCGCGCCGAAGCCGCTGTTGTTTTGGATGAAGTCGTACCAGGGGCTGGTGAAGCTTCGGAAGTCGCCGCTCTCGAAGTTGCGCAGGCTGAAGCGAAGGAGCAGGGCCAACAGCACGCCGAGGGCGAGGATGGCGTGATCTTCGTATTGCTTTAGTCGGCTTAAGCTGAGGCCATTCACGGTCGGGCGCTCTCCTCGAGAAGGAGTGTATCACGGTTAGCGCTTCACTTCTTCATCCGCATCTTCACCACACTTGTAGCCAGCGCCTCCTCCGGCGGTTCGGGTCGGTAGGCGGCGATGTCCACTGCGTCGGCCAGGTCGGCAAATTCGGGGCGCAGAGTGGCGTGCTCTTGCGCGGTTTGGGCCGGGGCACGTTTGGAGCGCAAGCGGCTCTGGGCGCGGCGGTAGGCGTTGAAGATTTTGCGGCGTAGAGGATGATTTTGTAGGCCGCGCGGGCGCGGTGGATGATTCCCTCTCCAGTTGGACCATAGAGTCCACAGCCCCCAGGCGATGGCGGCCAACCCGGCGAACGTGCCGACGACGATCAACGGTTTGGCCGCTACTGCAAAAATGGCCGCGCCGGTTTCCGCAATCGCTCCAATTGGCAGTCTCGGCAAATTCAAATTCTCCCCAAGTCCCGAAAATATCCACGTCTTCACCGGGCCGGTGCGCGGGTCGCCGTTCCAGCCCGGCGTGGGGTCGAACGGAACCCATTCGACGTTTGGGAAATAAACTTCGGCCCAGGCGTGGGCGTCGTTCGCGCGCACTTCGTAGAGGTTGGTAACGGGGTTGTAGTCGCCCGTGCCGTAGCCGGCCACGAGCCGGGCCGGGATGCCGAGACTGCGAAGCATGACGACCAGGGCGCTGACGTATTGCTCGCACACGCCTTCCTTGTCTACGAACAGAAATTGGTCAACAGAGTCCGTGCCGGGTTGTTGCGGCGGCGGGAAGTAGTTGTAAGGATAAGTGTCGCGAAGGTAGTCGCGCAGGATGATGACTTTGTCGTAGGGCGTGAGGGCGTTGCGAGTCAGTTCGAGGGTGAGGTCGCGGGTGCGTTGGGTGACGGTGTCGGGAAGTTGTAAGTAGCGATTAGTAATTGGTAATTGGTAATTGGTTCCGGCGGTGCGGAGGGCTTCGGGCGGGAAGTCCTGGCTGACGGAGACGACGGAGTAGTACATGGGCGGCTTGAGGGCTTCGCCTACGCGGACGCCGCCGGAGTTATCTATAGCAATTTCGTTGGAGGCGATGTAAAGCTCAACCGGTGCGCCGCCCATGAAGACGAGGTTGGGAAGCGGCTGGGCGATGAAGAACGTTTGCACGAATTGCTGGCCGGGCGGCGCGGGCGAGCGCAACAAGAAACGACCCGGCTGAATGTTGTACGAGTACGTTTGGACTTCGCCATCGCCGGTTTGCGACCACGAGCGACCATCGTAAAAATCGTAGCCGTGACTGCGCCAGTAACTCCGCGCTGAACTGCGGACGTACATCATGATTTTGTCGCTGAGACCGCCGCGATAGCTCAAGTCGAGACTGCCCGCGAAGCCGTAATAGTATTCGCCGCTGTCGGTGGACATGCCCTGAATTTGCACCAGCGGCACGGCGGGGTTGATGATCTCGGACGAGGGATTTTGCCGGATGGGAACTTGGAGCGAGATGGGCATGAAGATGGGGCGGCCGGCGAAGTGGGGGGTGAGGAGAAAGACGAGGGCGGTGGCGAGGAAGATGGGGAGGGTGAAGCGAAGAGCGAAGAGAGAAGAGGGAAGAGAGAAGAGAGAGGAGCGAGGAATGTGAAAGCTTGATGTTTTTAGGATGGTTGGGTTGTCCTTCACCCCATCTTCCGAGTCGGCTTGCCAGAAGAAGGCCAGGAAGAGGATGAGGAAGGCGGTGAGGAAGAGGGCGAAGGCGAGATCGCGGCTGAGGGTGGCGGCGACGTAGAGGTTGATGAGGGCCAGGCCGAAGCCTGAATACAGGTTGAGGCGGCTGAACTGTTCGAAGCTGACGATGCCCATCGCCAGCATGGCGAACTGGGCTTGTGGGTAGGGCTGGCCGATGAACAACCCGGCCATCATCCACAGGAAGGCGAGATGAAAGGCGGCGAAGATCGCCACGCGCACGGTAAGGATGGGCTTGTGCTGGATGTGGTAGAGCGCGTAACGATGGCCGAAGATGAGTAGGGCGGCTGAGAGCAAAGCGGCGATCCATACTTGCGAGGTGTAACCGAGCGCCAGCAGGCCGGTAAGCTGTGCACCGAAAGTGAGCCAGCGCAGGCGCAAAGATTTTTCCGGCTCTTTGCGGACGGCGTAGCTCAGGATTTTGAGTTGCAGGCGCGGGAGGTAGAACAGGGCGGCGGCCCCGGCGAACATGATGATGGCCGCCAGCAAGCGCAAGGGCGTAAAGCGAAAGAGAGCTATCGCCAGCCACATCAATCCCATCAGGCTGAAGACGGCGCTGAGGGAATAGCAGAGGAGTTTGGCGGCGCGGTTGAAAAGTGACATCTTCTTTGCCGCGAATTACGCGAATTGCCGCGAATTGGTTGTTGGTAATTCGCGTTCATTAGCGAAATTCGCGGCTGGTGTTTTCGTGTCAGCCAACTTCTGTTCCCAGTCGTCGCCAAACTTGACGAGGCGGGATTCGATTCCGAGCGCGCTCAACTCGTCGGCCAGGGCGCGGGCGGAGGGGCCGCTTGCTGGAAATGACTCGGGGTCGAGGAGGATGGCCAGCACTTCGAGGCCGCGATGGCGAAGGGCGACGAGGGACTCGACGACGGTTGAGTCGGGCCAGGGGAGGAGGACGGCGACGAAGGTTTGGGCGGCGCGGTTGTTAAGTACGTCAACTAATTTGTTTTCGCCAACGGGTTGAACACGGGCCAGATATTCAAGCAGGGCGATGCGAGTCACTGCGCCTGAGGGCGCGGGCCAGGCTGAAGAGTCAGTGGCCAGGTGAACGGGGTAATTTCGCCGCAGGGCGTAGTCGCCGATGCTGGCAACAATTTTGACAGCCCACTCGAACGGCGTGTGCTTGCTTTGAGTTTGCGGGTAAGGGTGGCGAAAAAGGTCGAGGGCGAGAGTCAGGCCGGGCTGGGTTTCGTCGGCGAATTCTTTGCTGGCAAGCTGGCCGGTGCGGGCGGCGGTACGCCAGTGAATGTGGCGGGGCGAGTCGCCACTGCGAAACGGGCGCACGCCGATGATTTCGGTGCCAAGCCCGGCGCGGGGGTGAGAAAGCTGGGCGGCGGGCTGGCGGTCCAACAAACTGAGGCGGCGCAACCGGCGAACTTCGGGGTAGACCAGCACGCGAGTCGGCGCGAGCAGAGTCCGCTTGCGTTGGAAGAATCCGAACGGGGCGCGGGAGGCCAGCTTGAGCGCCGGAAACTCATGCAGGCCACGACGATCTATTGTGACTTCGTAATCGAGTCGAACCGAGCCATTGGCTGGGAGCGAGGGAATGAAGAGTTGGAGAGGCATCGACTCGGCAGGCATGAGCGGGCAGTGCTCGGCGGCGTGGATGAGGGCGGCGTTGGCGCGGCCTGTGTTGCGGAGGGTGAGGCCGACGGTGACGGCGTCACCTTCGTAGAGCGAGATGCCATCTCGCTCTACAGTTCGGTCGGCGGAGATGAGGCGTAGAGCGCCGCGCCCCAGCCACCATGCGGCCAGCACTGTGCCGGCCAGCAGGGCCGACATGACGTACAGCCAGCCGACTTGAGTCTGGTTGGCGAAGAAGTAGAGGGCGAGGGCGGCGAGGAGGAAGGAGGCGGCGCGGGAGGTGGGCATAATAATGACAAATGATGAATGACAAATGATGAATGACACATGACAAATGATGAATGACAAATGACAAATGATGAATGACAAATGACAAATGACAAATGATGAATGACAAATGACAAATGATGAATGACAAATGATGAATGACGAATGACGAATGACAAATGATGAATGACAAATGATGAATGACAAATGACGAAAGGCCGACTACTCTACGGGAACCGGCACTTCGCTCAACACTTGCGCTACAATCTCGCGCGCGGTCTCGGTGCGGCGGTCACGGGCGAGGAGGCGGTGGGGCATGACGGCGTGGGCGGCGGATTTGATGTCGTCGGGGGTGACGAAGGTGCGCTTGCGGATGAGGGCCAACGACTGGGCGCATCTCTGTAGAGCCACGCCGCCGCGCGGGCTGAGGCCGAGCACCGCGTCGGGGTGGGCGCGAGTGGCGGCGGCCACCCGCACGATGTACTCTTTGAGCGGGCGCACCACATCCACAGCGCGGGCGGCGTGTTGCAGAGTCATGATCTCTCCCAGGTCTACCGCCGGTTCGAGTTTGTCGAGCGGGTCGTCGTGCTCTTCGCGCTCCAAAATCATTACTTCGTCTTCGTAACCGGGATAACCCAGACTGAGGGCGACGAGGAAGCGGTCGAGCTGGGCTTCGGGCAGGGGAAACGTGCCGGCCATCTCCACCGGATTCTGGGTGGCGATGATGAAGAACGGTTGGGCCAGAGCGTGGGTGAAGCCGTCACTGGTTACCTGGCCTTCGGCCATGCTCTCCAGCAGACTCGACTGGGTGCGCGGCGAGGCGCGGTTGATCTCGTCCACGAGGACGACGTTGGCGAAGATGGGGCCGGGCGCAAACTCGAAGCGCCCCTCACGCTGGTTGTAGATGGCACTGCCGGTGATGTCGCTTGGTAAAAGGTCGGGTGTGCATTGGATGCGCTTGAACGAGGCATGGATGGAGCGGGCGAGCGCTTTGGCGACAAGAGTCTTGCCCATGCCGGGCACGTCTTCCAACAACACGTGGCCCTGGGCCAACAGCGCCGCCAGAATCAACTCCAGCCTGGCCGGGTCAATGACGACGGCCTGCCGCACCGTGTCCATGAGTCGTTGAATAATGTGGTCAGACATGTCGGGGGTTGATTTGGTATCGAGGGCGAAGGCGAGGTCAGTATACACTTAAAGGCAACCTTTCTTCGGGTGCTATAATGATCAAGGTGGAGGCGCGCATCCCTTGAGATTAAGATAACGCGGGAAGCGTGCCGAGTCGAGATGGCAATCGGTGACGACGGGGAGGCCGCCGGTGACGATGGGCGGCACGAAAGTGCCGAGACGGCTTCCCCGGCGTTTGATGGAGCAGTAAGATGGCTCAGTCACTTGAAGCGCTGTTGGATTCGCTGACGATGGAAGGCACGTTGTACGAGCGCTTGCCCGACAACGCAGTGCGATGTTACGCCTGCGGCCACCGTTGTCTGATCAAGGAAGGCCGGCGCGGCATCTGCCAGGTGCGCTTCAACGAAGGCGGGACACTCAAAGTGCCCTGGGGCTACGTGGGCGCTTTGCAGTGCGACCCGACCGAGAAGAAGCCCTTCTTCCACATTTATCCCGGCTCGGATACGTTGACGTTCGGGATGCTGGGATGTGATTTTCATTGCGCCTACTGTCTCTCGCCAAACACGCATATTGCAACTTCAGAAGGAACAAAGCCGATCGCGTCGCTGTTTGCCGAAGGCCGAACACTTCGACGAGCAGGCGACGAAGAA
The DNA window shown above is from Chloroflexota bacterium and carries:
- a CDS encoding DUF58 domain-containing protein, whose translation is MPTSRAASFLLAALALYFFANQTQVGWLYVMSALLAGTVLAAWWLGRGALRLISADRTVERDGISLYEGDAVTVGLTLRNTGRANAALIHAAEHCPLMPAESMPLQLFIPSLPANGSVRLDYEVTIDRRGLHEFPALKLASRAPFGFFQRKRTLLAPTRVLVYPEVRRLRRLSLLDRQPAAQLSHPRAGLGTEIIGVRPFRSGDSPRHIHWRTAARTGQLASKEFADETQPGLTLALDLFRHPYPQTQSKHTPFEWAVKIVASIGDYALRRNYPVHLATDSSAWPAPSGAVTRIALLEYLARVQPVGENKLVDVLNNRAAQTFVAVLLPWPDSTVVESLVALRHRGLEVLAILLDPESFPASGPSARALADELSALGIESRLVKFGDDWEQKLADTKTPAANFANERELPTTNSRQFA
- a CDS encoding DUF2029 domain-containing protein, coding for MNGLSLSRLKQYEDHAILALGVLLALLLRFSLRNFESGDFRSFTSPWYDFIQNNSGFGALKYDFANYTPFYLYLIALMAIPFSSIPKVFAIKLISIPFDFICAFFVHRIVRLKYPSGPAPLFAFFAILFAPTVVLNSSLWGQVDIIYTTGLLACLYFLLTRRETSAFVAFGLAFAFKLQAVFLAPLLLTLLIKRAISLRRFLIIPGVYIAAILPAWLLGRPLPDLLTIYFKQADFYNDLTKNAPNIYQWFSNKYYDILYPAGVIGTAAVVFLLLLIVHKSRLLLTNELTIELAAISVLIMPYFLPKMHDRYFFAADVLSIVFAFYFPRYFFIPLVVGTTSLFTYFLFLFKIEVVPLPLLAVALLAAIAILFRHLFSTLYGNERTTG
- a CDS encoding molybdenum cofactor guanylyltransferase yields the protein MAAVTVAINAGGKSTRMGSDKALLEVGGRPMIEHIIAGTAGLGEQIIITNTPEGYAYLGLPIFKDVLPDKGALGGLYTAIHAAAQPYVLVLACDMPFVNRPLLEHMISLAPQFDAVVPRITPPPPLTPPPPETHPAGEGKRVEAEPFRAVYSKACLEPIRRALDAGKMRVISFFPDMNLRWLDEDEIKQFDPELLTFLNCNTPEELRRIREIWEKREIKRHPQGATPTSGTAREKHANVKDHR
- a CDS encoding AAA family ATPase, coding for MSDHIIQRLMDTVRQAVVIDPARLELILAALLAQGHVLLEDVPGMGKTLVAKALARSIHASFKRIQCTPDLLPSDITGSAIYNQREGRFEFAPGPIFANVVLVDEINRASPRTQSSLLESMAEGQVTSDGFTHALAQPFFIIATQNPVEMAGTFPLPEAQLDRFLVALSLGYPGYEDEVMILEREEHDDPLDKLEPAVDLGEIMTLQHAARAVDVVRPLKEYIVRVAAATRAHPDAVLGLSPRGGVALQRCAQSLALIRKRTFVTPDDIKSAAHAVMPHRLLARDRRTETAREIVAQVLSEVPVPVE